From the genome of Pelomonas sp. SE-A7, one region includes:
- the secE gene encoding preprotein translocase subunit SecE, with protein sequence MSNTQVETVTTSADKAKLAGAVVLVVAALAAYYALAKQGPIAQWAALLVLLAAAAGAFFTAESGKSLIAYGQDSLREVRKVVWPTRKEAMQMTGYVFAFVVVMALFLWLTDKTLEWVLYDLILGWKR encoded by the coding sequence ATGTCCAATACGCAAGTCGAAACCGTCACTACCAGCGCCGACAAGGCCAAGCTGGCCGGCGCCGTGGTGCTGGTGGTTGCCGCACTGGCCGCGTACTACGCGCTGGCCAAGCAGGGCCCGATCGCTCAATGGGCCGCATTGCTGGTGCTGCTGGCTGCTGCTGCCGGCGCATTCTTCACCGCCGAGTCGGGCAAGTCGCTGATCGCCTATGGTCAGGACTCGCTGCGCGAAGTGCGCAAGGTGGTCTGGCCGACCCGCAAGGAAGCGATGCAGATGACGGGCTACGTGTTTGCCTTCGTCGTCGTGATGGCGTTGTTCCTGTGGCTGACCGACAAGACGCTGGAGTGGGTGTTGTACGACCTGATCCTGGGCTGGAAGCGCTGA
- the rplK gene encoding 50S ribosomal protein L11, with translation MAKKIVGFIKLQIPAGKANPSPPVGPALGQRGLNIMEFCKAFNAQTQSYEPGLKLPVVITAFADKSFTFIIKSPPATVLLKKAAKIEKGSQRPHLDKVGKLTRAQLEEIAKTKQKDLTAADMDAAVRTIAGSARSMGIIVEGV, from the coding sequence ATGGCCAAGAAAATTGTCGGCTTCATCAAGCTGCAAATTCCGGCTGGCAAGGCAAATCCTTCGCCGCCGGTCGGTCCCGCGCTGGGTCAGCGCGGCCTGAACATCATGGAATTCTGCAAGGCGTTCAACGCCCAGACGCAGAGCTATGAGCCGGGCCTGAAGCTGCCGGTGGTGATCACCGCCTTCGCGGACAAGAGCTTCACCTTCATCATCAAGTCGCCCCCGGCGACCGTGCTGCTGAAGAAGGCTGCCAAGATCGAAAAGGGCTCGCAGCGCCCGCATTTGGACAAGGTCGGCAAGCTGACCCGTGCCCAGCTGGAAGAAATCGCGAAGACCAAGCAGAAGGACCTGACGGCCGCCGACATGGACGCCGCCGTTCGCACCATCGCTGGCTCGGCCCGCTCGATGGGCATCATCGTGGAAGGCGTCTGA
- a CDS encoding heparan-alpha-glucosaminide N-acetyltransferase domain-containing protein has product MTAARLQSVDALRGLTVAAMLLVNNPGDWGHVYAPLEHAAWHGCTPTDLIFPFFLFIVGVSCALSLGARVEAGAEPDPLRKSVLVRSLRIIGLGLVLHLLAWWLMNRPEFRLMGVLQRIGLCFAFVGLVAIQLRERSQCLLLAGLLVGYGALLHGGATLEKSGSLAQRIDTAVLGRFAYEWDAASGIAFDPEGLLSTLGALGTCVLGLLCGAQLRSGRVAALVVTGIAAAALGLVWSELLPFNKQLWTPSFVLWTGGLAALALAGAHWLVDQHRAPALGQAFGINAIAVYAGAWMATVLLEGLGWMPKLYATGFGWLQAWIGPYGQSLAFALCFVLAFGLLARWMKRRGLVIKV; this is encoded by the coding sequence ATGACGGCCGCCCGCCTGCAATCGGTCGACGCGCTGCGCGGCCTGACCGTGGCGGCCATGCTGCTGGTCAACAACCCGGGCGACTGGGGCCATGTGTACGCGCCGCTGGAACATGCGGCCTGGCATGGCTGCACGCCGACCGACCTGATCTTTCCGTTCTTCCTCTTCATCGTCGGTGTGTCCTGTGCGCTGAGCCTGGGCGCCCGCGTCGAGGCCGGTGCGGAACCTGACCCGTTGCGCAAGTCGGTGCTGGTGCGCAGCCTGCGCATCATCGGCCTGGGCCTGGTGCTGCATCTGCTGGCCTGGTGGCTGATGAACCGACCCGAGTTCAGGTTGATGGGCGTGCTGCAACGCATAGGCCTGTGCTTTGCATTCGTCGGCCTGGTGGCAATCCAGTTGAGGGAACGGTCTCAGTGCCTGCTGCTGGCGGGCTTGCTGGTCGGCTACGGCGCCTTGTTGCATGGCGGTGCGACGCTTGAGAAGTCGGGCAGCCTGGCGCAGCGGATCGACACCGCCGTGCTCGGTCGTTTCGCCTACGAATGGGATGCCGCGAGCGGCATTGCCTTCGATCCCGAAGGCCTGCTTTCCACGCTGGGCGCGCTGGGGACTTGCGTGCTCGGTCTGCTCTGCGGCGCCCAGCTGCGGAGCGGGCGGGTGGCTGCGCTGGTGGTGACCGGCATCGCAGCGGCGGCTCTGGGCCTGGTGTGGTCGGAGCTGCTGCCGTTCAACAAGCAGCTGTGGACGCCTTCCTTCGTGCTGTGGACCGGTGGCCTGGCCGCGCTGGCCTTGGCGGGCGCGCATTGGCTGGTCGATCAGCACCGCGCGCCTGCGCTCGGCCAGGCCTTCGGCATCAACGCGATTGCGGTCTATGCCGGCGCCTGGATGGCGACCGTCCTGCTCGAGGGCCTGGGCTGGATGCCCAAGCTCTACGCGACAGGCTTTGGCTGGCTGCAGGCCTGGATCGGGCCTTATGGACAATCGCTGGCATTCGCCCTCTGCTTCGTCCTCGCCTTCGGCCTGTTGGCCCGCTGGATGAAGCGGCGCGGTCTGGTGATCAAGGTCTGA
- the rplL gene encoding 50S ribosomal protein L7/L12 yields the protein MAFDKDAFLAALDSMTVLELNDLVKAIEEKFGVSAASMAAPAAGGAAAGGAAAAEEKTEFTVVLAEAGSNKVGVIKAVREITGLGLKEAKDLVDGAPKPVKEGIAKADAEAAKKKLEEAGAKVELK from the coding sequence ATGGCATTCGATAAAGACGCATTCCTGGCCGCTCTGGACAGCATGACCGTTCTGGAACTGAACGATCTGGTCAAGGCAATTGAAGAGAAGTTCGGCGTGTCCGCCGCTTCGATGGCTGCTCCGGCTGCTGGCGGCGCTGCTGCTGGTGGCGCTGCTGCCGCTGAAGAAAAGACCGAATTCACGGTCGTCCTGGCCGAAGCCGGTTCGAACAAGGTCGGCGTCATCAAGGCCGTCCGCGAAATCACCGGCCTGGGCCTGAAGGAAGCCAAGGACCTGGTCGACGGCGCACCGAAGCCCGTCAAGGAAGGCATTGCCAAGGCCGACGCCGAAGCCGCCAAGAAGAAGCTGGAAGAAGCCGGCGCCAAGGTCGAACTCAAGTAA
- the rplJ gene encoding 50S ribosomal protein L10 yields the protein MSLNRNEKAAVVSDVAAQAAKSQTLALAEYRGLTVEALNKLRVTARAQGVYLHVLKNTLARRAVAGTSFEAASESMVGPLIYGFSEDAVAAAKVIADFAKTNDKLVIKGGAYGGKALDVNGVKALAAVPSKEVLLSQIAGLLKSPVQRTAAVLAALAQQRGGGAEASAEAPAAA from the coding sequence TTGAGTCTCAATCGCAACGAGAAGGCAGCCGTTGTCTCCGACGTCGCAGCACAAGCTGCCAAGTCGCAGACGCTGGCGCTGGCCGAGTACCGTGGCCTCACCGTGGAAGCTCTGAACAAGCTGCGCGTCACCGCGCGTGCCCAAGGCGTGTACCTTCATGTCCTGAAGAACACCCTGGCACGTCGTGCTGTCGCCGGCACTTCGTTCGAAGCTGCCTCGGAGAGCATGGTCGGTCCGCTGATCTACGGCTTTTCGGAAGACGCTGTCGCGGCTGCCAAAGTCATCGCTGACTTTGCCAAGACCAACGACAAGCTCGTCATCAAGGGTGGTGCCTACGGCGGCAAGGCTCTGGACGTCAACGGCGTGAAGGCGCTGGCGGCAGTTCCGAGCAAGGAAGTCCTGCTGTCGCAAATCGCCGGCCTGCTCAAGTCGCCGGTGCAGCGCACCGCGGCCGTGCTGGCAGCCCTGGCTCAGCAACGTGGTGGTGGTGCCGAAGCATCGGCCGAAGCCCCGGCTGCTGCCTAA
- a CDS encoding cupin-like domain-containing protein, giving the protein MQAIKELAGLTRQGFEQEVLQDYRPVVMRGLVSDWPLVAQGRAGLEACLQYLMAFDGGKPVDAVLARPDPARAFGYRPGLSGFSFVHDKRPYAALFEQLWRYSHFPDPPALAAQSALVAEVLPGLEQANACPLLDAAVRPRIWIGNRASVPAHFDDSHNIACVAAGRRRFTLLPPQCAPLLYMGPPDHAPTPAPMSVLPNLQTADAERFPLVRQALEQALVAELGPGDALYIPPLWFHQVEALAPDLNILMNYWWRDAPAAQRKDDLHLAAMRLAMLAFRHLPDGEREGWRALFEHYVFGARGESLAHIPADQRHMFGELDVKADAAIRKDLIAQLGKP; this is encoded by the coding sequence ATGCAAGCGATCAAGGAGCTGGCCGGCCTCACGCGCCAAGGCTTCGAGCAAGAGGTGCTGCAGGACTACCGGCCGGTGGTGATGCGAGGCCTGGTCTCGGACTGGCCCTTGGTGGCGCAGGGCCGGGCGGGCCTGGAGGCTTGCCTCCAGTACCTGATGGCTTTCGATGGCGGCAAGCCCGTCGATGCGGTGCTGGCGCGGCCGGACCCGGCGCGCGCCTTCGGCTACCGGCCGGGCCTGAGCGGCTTCAGCTTCGTGCACGACAAGCGGCCCTATGCGGCGCTGTTCGAGCAGCTCTGGCGCTACAGCCATTTCCCGGATCCGCCGGCCTTGGCGGCGCAGAGCGCCCTGGTGGCCGAGGTGTTGCCGGGGCTGGAGCAGGCCAATGCCTGCCCGCTGCTGGATGCCGCGGTGCGGCCGCGGATCTGGATTGGCAACCGGGCGAGCGTGCCGGCCCATTTCGACGACTCGCACAACATCGCCTGCGTGGCCGCCGGCCGCCGCCGCTTCACATTGCTGCCGCCGCAATGCGCGCCGCTGCTCTACATGGGGCCGCCCGACCACGCGCCCACGCCTGCGCCCATGTCGGTCCTGCCCAACTTGCAGACGGCCGATGCCGAGCGTTTCCCGCTGGTGCGCCAGGCACTGGAGCAGGCGCTGGTGGCCGAGCTCGGGCCGGGTGATGCGCTCTACATTCCGCCGCTGTGGTTCCACCAGGTCGAAGCGCTGGCGCCGGACCTGAACATCCTGATGAACTACTGGTGGCGGGACGCGCCGGCTGCGCAACGCAAGGACGACCTCCATCTGGCGGCGATGCGCCTGGCGATGCTGGCGTTCCGGCACTTGCCCGACGGCGAGCGCGAGGGGTGGCGAGCGCTGTTCGAGCACTATGTGTTCGGTGCGCGGGGCGAGTCTCTTGCACATATTCCCGCCGACCAGCGCCACATGTTTGGCGAGCTCGATGTGAAAGCCGACGCGGCCATCCGCAAGGACCTCATCGCGCAACTGGGCAAGCCCTGA
- the tuf gene encoding elongation factor Tu, whose product MAKGKFERTKPHVNVGTIGHVDHGKTTLTAAIATVLSKKFGGEAKAYDQIDAAPEEKARGITINTAHVEYETANRHYAHVDCPGHADYVKNMITGAAQMDGAILVCSAADGPMPQTREHILLARQVGVKYIIVFLNKCDMVDDAELLELVEMEVRELLSKYDFPGDDTPIVKGSAKLALEGDTGDLGEQAIMRLADALDTYIPQPDRAVDGAFLLPVEDVFSISGRGTVVTGRVERGIIKVGEEIEIVGIREVQKTTVTGVEMFRKLLDQGQAGDNVGILLRGTKREDVERGQVLAKPGTIKPHTHFTAEIYVLSKEEGGRHTPFFNNYRPQFYFRTTDVTGAVELPKDKEMVMPGDNVSITVKLIAPIAMEQGLRFAIREGGRTVGSGVVATIIA is encoded by the coding sequence ATGGCAAAAGGCAAGTTTGAACGTACCAAGCCGCACGTGAACGTGGGCACGATTGGTCACGTGGACCATGGCAAGACGACGCTGACGGCTGCAATTGCAACCGTGCTGTCGAAGAAGTTCGGTGGCGAGGCCAAGGCCTACGACCAGATCGACGCAGCGCCGGAAGAGAAGGCCCGCGGCATCACGATCAACACCGCGCACGTCGAGTACGAGACGGCCAACCGCCACTACGCGCACGTTGACTGCCCCGGCCACGCCGACTACGTCAAGAACATGATCACGGGTGCCGCCCAGATGGACGGCGCGATCCTGGTGTGCTCGGCCGCTGACGGCCCGATGCCCCAGACCCGCGAGCACATCCTGCTGGCCCGTCAGGTCGGCGTGAAGTACATCATCGTCTTCCTGAACAAGTGCGACATGGTCGACGACGCCGAGCTGCTCGAGCTGGTGGAGATGGAAGTTCGCGAGCTGCTCTCGAAGTACGACTTCCCGGGCGACGACACTCCGATCGTCAAGGGTTCGGCCAAGCTGGCGCTGGAAGGCGACACGGGCGACCTGGGCGAGCAAGCCATCATGCGACTGGCCGACGCGCTGGACACCTACATCCCCCAGCCGGACCGTGCCGTTGACGGCGCCTTCCTGCTGCCGGTGGAAGACGTGTTCTCGATCTCGGGCCGTGGCACCGTGGTGACCGGTCGCGTCGAGCGCGGCATCATCAAGGTCGGCGAAGAAATCGAAATCGTCGGTATCCGCGAAGTGCAGAAGACCACGGTCACGGGCGTGGAAATGTTCCGCAAGCTGCTGGACCAAGGTCAAGCTGGCGACAACGTCGGCATCCTGCTGCGCGGCACCAAGCGTGAAGACGTCGAGCGCGGCCAGGTTCTGGCCAAGCCGGGCACGATCAAGCCGCACACCCACTTCACTGCTGAGATCTATGTTCTGAGCAAGGAAGAGGGCGGCCGTCACACTCCGTTCTTCAACAACTACCGTCCCCAGTTCTACTTCCGCACGACGGACGTGACCGGTGCCGTGGAGCTGCCCAAGGACAAGGAAATGGTCATGCCTGGCGACAACGTCAGCATCACCGTGAAGCTGATCGCTCCGATCGCCATGGAGCAGGGTCTGCGCTTCGCCATCCGTGAAGGCGGTCGTACCGTCGGCTCGGGCGTCGTCGCAACGATCATTGCCTAA
- a CDS encoding TonB-dependent receptor yields the protein MKVRQTPIAAAVALTLLSTGALAQAQQTAPKPAENQQLEQVVVTGIRASQEKSLSVKRNADAHIDVVSAEDIGKMPDKNVADSLARIPGVTVLNSPAGGSGGFDERDRVGLRGTNPSLTQTLVDSHAIANGDWFVLDQSGAGVGRSVSYSLLPSELVSRVEVRKNAEASLVEGGTAGSVNIITRKPLDFSKPLTIEASVGAVYADLPRKTDPQLSALLNFRSDDKTFGVLVQAFSEKRSLRRDGVETLGWINQLTKANAAELIAQAPGLEGAYIPDLIGAAYFTQERERKGGLVRAEFKPTKDVDLILTGFSSKMDADNYNRNYMLINRPGFTAYSTAKLGDYSVVTDKNGVKTVSKLNLTWTTPSAGGVYDMISRKASAESNFLGLEGTFKVNDALTLSVNGGTSKGKGKTDSQDVYEANIYTQAAGYQLNGNSAAPAFSVGIDPKKGINNQPGTSAAGMGFGWIFGVENLVVNDKDTWAQVDGEYTMDAGVLKSLKFGARSATHDRGTGSTVNQRPGCSTGTAYGASMFPWSGTFYCGANDNNAASSPSPYTIANSPAFSQLYPSNFGGGLGGGFPTSIAYVSAADLAAFNAKYTNRDPNSAALVHSPIQGGEYGVKETTTAMYVQGNLEGQAWSGNIGLRAVRTKQSSHAWTYTPNAAKPDVTSAWGAEYLTSNSRSYTDLLPSASIRIDISKDLVGRLALSRTMTRADYTALSAAANLSPPANLQDQSVGGGSAGNPNLKPIRSNNFDANLEWYFAPRAFVSMGAFHMQMGSYIKDGTFSATLPTLLAPAGGGAAQIVDRKYLLTGPINTSASVTGLEFAFESPINKNFGVSANYTFADGHDSNGHVLRGNVRHSVNLGGFYEDDKFSARVNYGYTDSIYIGTDRGTDYYQKGSGVLSASIGYKLTENFGISLDGQNLNSPKLKYFASDTQPRAIYNNGRQYYLTARVKF from the coding sequence ATGAAGGTCAGACAGACCCCCATCGCCGCCGCCGTGGCGCTCACCCTGCTGAGCACCGGCGCCCTGGCGCAAGCCCAGCAAACCGCGCCGAAGCCGGCCGAGAACCAACAGCTCGAACAGGTGGTGGTGACCGGCATCCGCGCCTCCCAGGAAAAGTCGCTGAGCGTCAAGCGCAATGCTGACGCCCACATCGACGTGGTCTCGGCCGAAGACATCGGCAAGATGCCCGACAAGAACGTGGCCGACTCGCTGGCCCGCATTCCCGGCGTCACGGTGCTGAACAGCCCGGCCGGCGGTTCCGGCGGTTTCGACGAGCGTGACCGCGTGGGCCTGCGTGGCACCAATCCCAGCCTGACCCAGACCTTGGTCGACAGCCACGCCATCGCCAACGGCGACTGGTTCGTGCTGGACCAGTCCGGTGCCGGCGTCGGCCGCAGCGTCAGCTACTCGCTGCTGCCCTCCGAACTGGTGAGCCGCGTCGAAGTCCGCAAGAACGCCGAAGCTTCGCTGGTCGAAGGCGGCACGGCCGGCTCGGTCAACATCATCACTCGCAAGCCGCTGGACTTCAGCAAGCCGCTGACGATCGAGGCCAGCGTCGGCGCCGTCTATGCCGACCTGCCGCGCAAGACCGATCCGCAGCTGAGTGCCCTGCTGAACTTCCGCAGCGACGACAAGACCTTCGGCGTGCTGGTTCAGGCCTTCTCCGAGAAGCGCAGCCTGCGTCGCGACGGCGTCGAGACCCTCGGCTGGATCAACCAGTTGACCAAAGCCAATGCCGCCGAACTGATCGCCCAGGCCCCGGGCCTGGAAGGCGCCTACATCCCCGACCTGATCGGTGCCGCCTACTTCACCCAGGAACGTGAACGCAAGGGCGGCCTGGTCCGCGCCGAGTTCAAGCCGACGAAGGACGTCGACCTGATCCTGACCGGCTTCTCGTCCAAGATGGATGCGGACAACTACAACCGCAACTACATGCTGATCAACCGGCCGGGCTTCACGGCGTACAGCACGGCCAAGCTGGGTGACTACAGCGTCGTGACCGACAAGAACGGCGTGAAGACCGTGTCCAAGCTGAATCTGACCTGGACCACGCCCTCCGCCGGCGGTGTCTACGACATGATCTCGCGCAAGGCTTCGGCCGAGAGCAACTTCCTGGGCCTGGAAGGCACGTTCAAGGTCAACGACGCACTGACCCTGTCGGTCAACGGCGGCACCTCCAAGGGCAAGGGCAAGACAGATTCGCAAGACGTCTACGAAGCCAACATCTACACCCAGGCCGCCGGCTACCAGCTCAATGGCAACAGCGCGGCACCGGCGTTCTCGGTCGGCATCGACCCCAAGAAGGGAATCAACAACCAGCCGGGCACGAGCGCGGCCGGCATGGGTTTCGGCTGGATCTTTGGCGTCGAGAACCTGGTCGTGAACGACAAGGACACCTGGGCCCAGGTGGACGGCGAATACACCATGGACGCCGGCGTGCTGAAGAGCCTGAAGTTCGGCGCCCGCAGCGCCACCCACGACCGCGGTACCGGCTCTACGGTCAACCAGCGCCCGGGTTGCAGCACCGGCACCGCCTATGGCGCCAGCATGTTCCCCTGGTCGGGCACCTTCTACTGCGGCGCCAACGACAACAATGCCGCCAGCTCGCCCTCGCCCTACACCATCGCCAACTCGCCGGCCTTCAGCCAGCTCTATCCGAGCAACTTCGGCGGCGGTCTGGGCGGAGGCTTCCCGACGAGCATCGCCTACGTCTCGGCAGCCGACCTGGCGGCCTTCAACGCCAAGTACACCAACCGTGACCCGAACAGCGCGGCCCTGGTGCACTCGCCCATCCAGGGCGGTGAATACGGCGTGAAGGAAACCACCACGGCGATGTACGTGCAGGGCAACCTGGAAGGCCAGGCCTGGAGCGGCAACATCGGCCTGCGTGCCGTTCGCACCAAGCAGTCCTCGCACGCCTGGACCTACACGCCGAACGCGGCCAAGCCGGACGTGACCTCGGCCTGGGGCGCGGAGTACCTGACGAGCAATTCGCGCAGCTACACCGACCTGCTGCCCAGCGCGAGCATCCGCATCGACATCTCGAAGGATCTGGTCGGTCGCCTGGCCCTGAGCCGCACCATGACCCGCGCGGACTACACGGCGCTGTCGGCCGCCGCCAACCTGTCGCCGCCGGCCAACCTGCAGGACCAATCGGTTGGTGGCGGCTCGGCCGGCAACCCCAACCTGAAGCCGATCCGTTCGAACAACTTCGACGCCAACCTGGAGTGGTACTTCGCCCCGCGCGCCTTTGTGTCCATGGGTGCCTTCCACATGCAGATGGGCAGCTACATCAAGGACGGCACCTTCAGCGCGACCCTGCCGACGCTGCTGGCCCCGGCCGGTGGTGGCGCCGCCCAGATCGTGGACCGCAAGTACCTGCTGACCGGCCCGATCAACACGAGCGCCTCGGTCACCGGCCTGGAGTTCGCGTTTGAATCGCCGATCAACAAGAACTTCGGCGTCAGTGCGAACTACACCTTCGCCGACGGCCACGACAGCAATGGCCATGTGCTGCGCGGCAACGTCCGACACTCGGTCAACCTGGGCGGCTTCTACGAAGACGACAAGTTCTCGGCCCGCGTTAACTACGGCTATACCGACAGCATCTACATCGGTACCGACCGTGGCACGGACTACTACCAGAAGGGCTCCGGCGTGCTGTCCGCCTCGATCGGCTACAAGCTGACCGAGAACTTCGGCATCAGCCTGGATGGTCAGAACCTGAACAGCCCCAAGCTGAAGTACTTCGCGTCCGACACCCAGCCGCGCGCGATCTACAACAACGGCCGTCAGTACTACCTGACTGCCCGCGTCAAGTTCTGA
- the nusG gene encoding transcription termination/antitermination protein NusG, which yields MTEQLNVAAEAAAAPVGLPKRWYVVHAYSGMEKAVERNLRERIDRAGMQDKFGRILVPTEEVVELKNGKKAVTERRFFPGYVLVEMVMEDDTWHLVKHTSKVTGFVGGAKNRPAPISEAEVMKIVNQMQEGIEKPRPKVEWTVGEIVRVKEGPFTDFNGAIEEVNYDKSKVRVSVTIFGRATPVELDFGQVEKV from the coding sequence ATGACCGAACAACTGAACGTCGCCGCAGAAGCTGCTGCCGCCCCCGTCGGGCTGCCCAAGCGCTGGTACGTGGTCCACGCCTATTCCGGCATGGAAAAGGCTGTCGAGCGCAATCTGCGTGAGCGCATTGACCGTGCTGGCATGCAGGACAAGTTCGGCCGCATCCTGGTCCCGACCGAAGAAGTTGTCGAGCTGAAGAACGGCAAGAAGGCCGTGACCGAGCGCCGCTTCTTCCCTGGCTACGTGCTGGTTGAGATGGTGATGGAAGACGACACCTGGCACTTGGTGAAGCACACGTCCAAAGTGACGGGCTTCGTCGGCGGCGCCAAGAATCGCCCGGCTCCGATCTCGGAAGCCGAGGTGATGAAAATCGTCAACCAGATGCAAGAAGGCATCGAGAAGCCGCGACCCAAGGTGGAATGGACCGTTGGCGAGATCGTCCGCGTCAAGGAAGGCCCGTTCACCGACTTCAACGGAGCGATCGAGGAAGTCAATTACGACAAATCCAAGGTTCGCGTCTCGGTCACGATCTTCGGTCGTGCCACGCCGGTCGAGCTGGACTTCGGTCAGGTGGAAAAGGTTTAA
- a CDS encoding cupin-like domain-containing protein: MKPVEIWSAADEPQLKQRLEQRAQPVLLKGLVKEWPAVQAGRASVLGICDYLHRFDRGNEVIATKTRAAARGVMGYNEGLSDFAFVKARMGLGEFMSHLQTYLTVEGAPSIAAQCAKVSEIIPGFLDENLLQALPGVIPNFWLGNALTVPVHHDHPYNLACVVAGRRRFTLFAPEQVGNLYIGPLEHTPSGAPISVVHPKDPDFERYPRYREALANAQVAEMEPGDALYLPPLWFHQVEALEKVNLLVNYWWPVVGDAKLPTPVASLLQAIQVLNALPADQREAWAAMFEHYVVQRDEDPSAHIPAAWHGVLARRR; the protein is encoded by the coding sequence ATGAAGCCGGTTGAAATCTGGTCGGCGGCCGACGAGCCGCAACTCAAGCAGCGTTTGGAGCAGCGCGCACAGCCGGTGCTGCTGAAGGGCTTGGTCAAGGAATGGCCCGCGGTGCAGGCCGGCCGGGCGAGCGTGCTGGGCATCTGCGACTACCTGCACCGCTTCGACCGCGGCAACGAGGTGATCGCCACCAAAACGCGGGCCGCTGCCCGCGGCGTGATGGGCTACAACGAAGGCCTCAGCGACTTCGCCTTCGTCAAGGCGCGCATGGGCCTGGGCGAGTTCATGAGCCATCTGCAGACCTATCTGACGGTCGAGGGCGCGCCTTCCATCGCTGCGCAATGCGCCAAGGTGAGCGAGATCATCCCCGGCTTCCTGGACGAGAACCTGCTGCAGGCCCTGCCCGGCGTGATCCCCAATTTCTGGCTGGGCAATGCGCTGACCGTGCCGGTGCACCACGACCATCCGTACAACCTGGCCTGCGTGGTGGCCGGGCGGCGACGCTTCACGCTGTTTGCGCCCGAGCAGGTCGGCAATCTCTACATAGGCCCGCTGGAGCACACGCCTTCGGGCGCGCCGATCTCGGTGGTCCATCCCAAGGATCCGGACTTCGAACGCTATCCGCGCTATCGCGAGGCGCTGGCGAACGCCCAGGTCGCCGAGATGGAGCCGGGCGATGCGCTCTATCTTCCGCCCCTGTGGTTCCATCAGGTCGAAGCCTTGGAGAAAGTCAATCTGCTGGTCAACTACTGGTGGCCGGTCGTGGGGGACGCCAAGCTGCCCACGCCGGTGGCCAGCCTGCTGCAGGCCATCCAGGTTCTGAATGCGCTGCCGGCCGATCAGCGCGAGGCCTGGGCCGCGATGTTCGAGCACTACGTGGTGCAGCGCGACGAGGATCCGTCCGCCCATATTCCAGCGGCCTGGCACGGCGTGCTGGCGCGTCGGCGTTGA
- the rplA gene encoding 50S ribosomal protein L1: MAKLTKKQKALQGKVESTKLYGLGDALNLVKSLATAKFDESIDVAVQLGIDAKKSDQVVRGAVVLPHGTGKTKRVAVFAQGAKAEEAKAAGADVVGMEDLAERVKAGDMPFDVVIASPDTMRVVGTLGQILGPRGLMPNPKVGTVTPDVATAVKNAKAGQVQFRVDKAGIIHGTIGRRSFDTDKLEGNLRALIDALNKAKPASSKGIYLRKVAVSSTMGVGARVEIASIAASGAAA; the protein is encoded by the coding sequence ATGGCAAAGCTGACTAAGAAGCAAAAGGCCCTGCAAGGCAAGGTCGAGAGCACCAAGCTGTACGGCCTGGGCGATGCGCTGAACCTGGTGAAGAGCCTGGCTACCGCCAAGTTCGACGAGTCGATTGACGTTGCCGTCCAACTGGGCATCGACGCCAAGAAGTCGGACCAAGTCGTCCGTGGCGCTGTCGTGCTGCCGCACGGCACCGGCAAGACCAAGCGCGTCGCCGTGTTCGCCCAAGGCGCCAAGGCTGAAGAAGCCAAGGCCGCCGGCGCCGACGTGGTCGGCATGGAAGACCTGGCCGAGCGCGTCAAGGCGGGCGACATGCCCTTCGACGTGGTGATCGCCTCGCCGGACACCATGCGTGTCGTCGGTACCCTGGGTCAGATCCTGGGCCCGCGCGGCCTGATGCCGAACCCCAAGGTCGGCACCGTGACCCCGGACGTCGCCACCGCCGTCAAGAACGCCAAGGCTGGCCAGGTCCAGTTCCGCGTCGACAAGGCCGGCATCATCCACGGCACGATCGGCCGTCGTTCGTTCGACACCGACAAGCTGGAAGGCAATCTGCGCGCGCTGATCGACGCCCTGAACAAGGCCAAGCCGGCCTCGAGCAAGGGCATCTACCTGCGCAAGGTCGCCGTGTCTTCGACCATGGGCGTTGGCGCCCGCGTCGAAATCGCGTCGATCGCTGCCTCGGGCGCTGCCGCCTAA